A single Mangrovimonas sp. YM274 DNA region contains:
- a CDS encoding SusC/RagA family TonB-linked outer membrane protein — MKTKFSGILTLILAFVVQLTFAQEKTISGTVTDETGLPLPGVNIIVKGTTTGTQTDFDGNYSISAKTGDVLTFTYIGLKSQEITVGSSDTINITMLEDAAVLDEVVVTALGIKREEKALGYSVQSIKGEGMTEARESNISNAISGKVAGVQVTGTSGSVGASSRIVLRGNSSITGNNEPLYVVDGVPIDNRSFGNAGSGGGVDLPNGAADINPDDIESVTVLKGPNAAALYGLRAGNGVIVITTKSGSGAKKFGISINTNVTFSNPLLLPNYQNSYGQGGDPSYFEFVNGAGAGVGDGVDESWGPALDTGLEFIQWNSQLNGGSPLPWQSYPDNVKDFLDTGINISNNVSLTTDKLRLSIGNSDEKGMVPFTELKKTTFGLNGTLDLGERFTAVASVNYFNIDSDNLPVTGYNNENPFQQFIWSARQVNFSDLRDWRNFPLAPVGTAAEGTPLNWNHNFQNNPYWVLETNTNTLEKDRIIGNVDLSYEVLDWLTVGAKVGIDYYNQFETRRQAKGSNNAPDGSYYEIERRFEEINSSILVSINKDINDDFNFSLNLGANKMSQKNSLTSGFLPALELPNLYTLSNLQTGATAGTNVSPTGAQYLFPQSSQEISSLYGYGQIGFRNFFFIDFTARNDWASILPIENNSFFYPSVSGSIVLTDAFNMTSDAVNFLKIRGGWSKVGSTGALGPYRLNSIYSLGNNSFGNQASVPDIQWNPNLKAETVTGVEVGIDGKFFKNRLRFGFTYYDQKSEDLLVPIQVTAATGFTNVWDNIADMTNKGFEVQFGATVIETEDFSFDVDLNWATNDNEVTSLGELDTYILGGQWGLNLEARPGMPYGVLVGRDFERTEDGQVIYEDGLPVIDQEYKVLGDIAPDWTGGANFAIRIKNFELSTLIDAKIGGDVHSMTYAWGRYAGTLEESLIGRETGVVGNGVMSDGNGGYVPNNVVVDAKVFNQASYSNDVESSSIFDASYVKLRQVTLGYSLPKKFFKNSAIEGIKFSVVGRNLAMLYKKAPHIDPETGFSSANGQQGQEFGQYPSARNIGFNINLKF, encoded by the coding sequence ATGAAAACAAAGTTTAGTGGAATTCTAACGCTAATACTGGCGTTTGTCGTGCAGCTAACTTTTGCACAAGAAAAAACAATTTCAGGAACGGTTACGGATGAAACCGGCCTACCGCTTCCTGGGGTTAACATCATCGTAAAAGGAACTACCACAGGAACCCAAACAGATTTTGATGGAAACTACTCCATCTCTGCAAAGACTGGTGACGTATTAACTTTTACCTACATCGGATTAAAATCTCAAGAAATCACGGTAGGCTCTTCAGACACTATTAACATCACCATGTTGGAAGATGCAGCAGTGCTTGACGAGGTCGTAGTGACTGCACTAGGAATCAAGAGAGAGGAGAAAGCTCTTGGTTATTCCGTACAAAGTATTAAAGGTGAAGGTATGACCGAAGCCCGAGAAAGCAACATATCAAATGCCATTAGTGGTAAAGTTGCTGGGGTACAGGTAACAGGTACTTCTGGTAGTGTAGGAGCCTCTTCCCGTATTGTTTTAAGGGGTAACTCCTCGATTACTGGTAACAATGAGCCACTTTATGTAGTTGATGGTGTGCCTATTGACAACCGATCTTTTGGTAACGCTGGAAGCGGCGGGGGTGTGGATTTACCCAATGGTGCCGCAGATATCAATCCAGACGACATTGAATCTGTAACAGTTCTTAAAGGACCTAACGCAGCCGCTCTATACGGTTTACGTGCTGGTAATGGAGTTATAGTAATTACCACAAAAAGTGGTAGTGGAGCTAAAAAATTTGGAATTTCAATCAATACTAACGTAACTTTCTCAAACCCATTATTATTACCGAACTACCAAAACTCTTACGGACAAGGAGGTGATCCTAGTTACTTTGAGTTTGTTAATGGTGCAGGAGCCGGTGTAGGCGATGGTGTAGATGAAAGTTGGGGACCTGCACTGGATACAGGGCTGGAATTTATACAATGGAACTCCCAGTTAAACGGAGGCTCCCCTCTACCTTGGCAATCATACCCAGATAACGTAAAAGATTTCTTAGACACCGGTATAAACATTAGTAACAATGTGTCTTTGACTACTGACAAATTAAGATTATCTATTGGTAACAGTGATGAAAAAGGAATGGTTCCTTTTACTGAATTGAAGAAAACAACTTTTGGACTTAATGGAACTCTTGATTTAGGAGAGCGCTTTACAGCCGTGGCTTCTGTGAACTATTTTAATATAGATAGTGATAACCTTCCCGTAACAGGATATAATAACGAAAACCCTTTCCAACAGTTCATCTGGTCCGCAAGACAGGTTAATTTTTCCGACTTAAGAGATTGGAGAAACTTCCCATTGGCTCCTGTAGGGACCGCTGCAGAAGGAACTCCTCTTAACTGGAACCACAACTTCCAAAATAACCCTTATTGGGTATTGGAAACCAACACCAATACGCTTGAAAAAGATCGTATAATTGGTAATGTTGATTTGAGTTATGAAGTTTTGGATTGGTTAACCGTTGGCGCTAAAGTAGGTATCGATTACTACAACCAATTTGAAACAAGAAGACAGGCAAAAGGAAGTAATAATGCTCCAGATGGTTCATACTATGAAATTGAAAGACGCTTTGAAGAAATTAACTCTAGTATTTTGGTTAGTATTAACAAGGATATTAATGATGATTTTAACTTCTCCTTGAATTTAGGAGCTAACAAAATGTCTCAAAAGAATAGCTTAACATCAGGATTCCTTCCTGCCTTGGAGCTACCAAATCTTTATACACTTTCTAATTTGCAAACTGGAGCCACTGCCGGGACCAATGTTAGTCCTACAGGAGCTCAATATTTATTTCCCCAAAGCTCTCAAGAAATTAGTAGTTTGTACGGATATGGGCAAATCGGATTTAGAAACTTCTTCTTTATTGATTTTACAGCTAGAAATGACTGGGCCAGTATTTTACCTATAGAAAACAATTCTTTCTTCTACCCATCTGTAAGTGGATCTATTGTACTTACTGATGCCTTTAATATGACTAGCGATGCAGTTAACTTTTTGAAAATTAGAGGTGGTTGGTCTAAAGTAGGTAGTACCGGAGCCTTAGGCCCATATAGATTAAACTCTATTTATAGTTTAGGTAATAATTCATTTGGAAATCAAGCTTCAGTTCCAGACATTCAATGGAATCCAAATTTGAAAGCTGAAACAGTAACAGGAGTAGAAGTTGGTATCGATGGTAAATTTTTCAAAAATAGATTACGCTTTGGATTCACTTACTACGATCAAAAATCAGAAGACCTTCTAGTGCCTATTCAAGTAACAGCAGCTACAGGTTTCACTAATGTATGGGACAACATAGCAGACATGACCAATAAAGGTTTTGAAGTACAATTTGGCGCTACCGTTATAGAAACAGAAGATTTCAGTTTTGATGTAGACCTTAACTGGGCTACGAATGATAACGAAGTAACATCTTTGGGTGAATTAGACACTTATATCTTAGGAGGCCAGTGGGGATTAAACCTAGAGGCTAGACCAGGTATGCCTTACGGCGTTCTTGTTGGTAGAGATTTTGAAAGAACAGAAGATGGACAAGTAATTTACGAGGACGGTCTTCCTGTTATCGACCAAGAATATAAAGTCTTAGGAGATATTGCTCCAGATTGGACTGGAGGTGCAAACTTTGCTATCAGAATTAAGAACTTTGAGCTTTCAACCCTTATTGACGCAAAAATAGGAGGAGATGTACATAGTATGACATACGCTTGGGGTAGATACGCAGGTACCTTGGAAGAATCCCTAATAGGAAGAGAGACTGGTGTAGTTGGAAATGGTGTAATGTCTGACGGTAACGGAGGATATGTACCTAACAATGTTGTAGTAGACGCTAAAGTATTCAACCAAGCATCTTATAGCAACGATGTAGAATCCAGCTCAATTTTTGATGCCTCTTATGTCAAATTAAGACAAGTAACTCTAGGATATTCACTTCCGAAGAAATTTTTCAAAAATTCAGCTATTGAAGGAATAAAGTTTTCTGTAGTAGGAAGAAACCTAGCGATGTTGTATAAAAAAGCGCCGCACATCGATCCAGAAACAGGATTTAGTAGTGCCAATGGACAACAAGGCCAAGAATTTGGTCAGTATCCTTCCGCTAGAAATATAGGTTTCAACATCAACTTAAAATTCTAA
- a CDS encoding SusD/RagB family nutrient-binding outer membrane lipoprotein, with the protein MKKIKFIICTFITLSVITGCTKDYEELNTDPNNPVAVPAHLLLGTTQRVYMNVMHGVLGGAGGDMGSVWAQLWTKVQYNSEERYIPRRTVIDNIWDNAFASVIAEADAMEKLAIDEGNTNLQAAAMIMKASGFQFLTELFGPIPFTEAMDPTILKPVYDDEATIYNGIIDMYTEAASMLANGSGEIVASSDLFYGGDVTKWRKLANSLKFRALMRISSTQDVSSELQALVNGGFLMSSNDDDAQVNYTATQPDANPIYELIDFGSRLEYKVNSLVVDRMVTLNDDRLPLYAAPAESDGAYRGKPAGYGDLTALPNEGLGYTYANISGIGEFYLNPELPGVLMSFSELSFLMAEAANEGYISGGLDAALDYYYTGIEASYEFHGISSSSYLSQEGLGFANQNDAREKIGEEKWLALFGQGFEAWTEWRRTNIPVLTPAIEGDINQIPSRYYYPTTEPSLNGDNHAAASSSIGGDELTSSLFWQ; encoded by the coding sequence ATGAAAAAAATAAAGTTCATTATTTGCACCTTTATCACATTATCAGTGATAACAGGATGTACAAAAGATTATGAAGAGTTAAACACAGATCCTAATAACCCAGTTGCAGTACCTGCCCACCTTTTATTAGGAACCACGCAAAGAGTATATATGAATGTTATGCATGGTGTTTTAGGAGGTGCCGGTGGCGACATGGGTTCTGTTTGGGCTCAATTATGGACAAAAGTCCAATACAATTCTGAAGAGCGCTACATACCAAGACGTACTGTTATTGATAATATTTGGGACAACGCCTTTGCTAGTGTAATTGCTGAAGCTGACGCCATGGAAAAGTTAGCTATTGATGAAGGCAACACTAACCTTCAGGCTGCCGCAATGATTATGAAAGCCAGTGGATTTCAATTTTTGACGGAACTTTTTGGACCTATTCCATTCACCGAAGCCATGGATCCAACAATATTAAAGCCTGTTTACGACGATGAGGCCACCATATATAACGGTATTATCGATATGTACACCGAGGCTGCTTCTATGCTTGCCAATGGATCGGGTGAAATAGTTGCTTCTTCCGACTTATTTTACGGAGGCGACGTAACTAAATGGAGAAAATTAGCAAACTCATTAAAATTTAGAGCTTTAATGAGAATTTCTTCAACTCAAGATGTAAGCTCTGAATTACAAGCCTTAGTGAATGGAGGATTTCTAATGTCTTCTAACGATGATGATGCTCAAGTAAACTATACTGCTACCCAACCAGACGCCAACCCTATCTATGAATTGATAGACTTTGGGTCTAGATTGGAATACAAAGTTAATTCCCTTGTAGTTGATAGAATGGTCACTTTAAATGATGACCGCTTACCCTTATATGCCGCCCCAGCTGAATCTGATGGAGCTTATAGAGGAAAGCCTGCGGGATATGGAGACCTTACCGCTCTACCTAACGAAGGATTGGGTTATACTTATGCTAATATTTCAGGAATCGGAGAATTTTATTTAAACCCTGAATTACCAGGTGTTTTAATGTCATTCTCAGAGCTTAGCTTCTTAATGGCCGAAGCGGCTAACGAAGGATATATCTCTGGAGGTCTTGACGCTGCTTTAGATTATTATTATACAGGAATTGAAGCCAGTTATGAATTCCACGGTATTAGTTCATCATCATACCTTTCTCAAGAAGGTTTGGGATTTGCCAATCAAAACGATGCTAGAGAAAAAATTGGTGAAGAAAAGTGGTTAGCCTTATTTGGGCAAGGTTTTGAAGCTTGGACTGAATGGAGAAGAACTAACATACCAGTTCTGACTCCTGCCATAGAAGGTGACATCAATCAAATCCCTTCTAGATATTACTACCCAACTACAGAACCTTCTCTTAATGGAGATAATCATGCTGCTGCATCATCTTCAATTGGTGGTGACGAATTGACTTCTTCTTTATTTTGGCAATAA
- the rlmB gene encoding 23S rRNA (guanosine(2251)-2'-O)-methyltransferase RlmB, which produces MEKETTIFGIRAVIEAIKSGENIDKIFIQKGLRGDLFSELEQLLKKERLNTSFVPIEKLNKLSKKNHQGVIAQIAPITFYDLEDLVMEVTESGKTPLFLLLDQLSDVRNFGAIVRTAECTGVSGIIIQKKGGAPVNGDTVKTSAGAIFKMPICKVDHIKDAVFYMQASGIKVIAATEKTDQTLYDVSFTEPCAIIMGSEGKGINPSVLNVVDDKAKLPILGEIESLNVSVACGAFLYEAIRQRR; this is translated from the coding sequence ATGGAAAAAGAGACTACAATTTTTGGAATTAGAGCGGTTATTGAAGCTATTAAATCTGGTGAGAATATCGACAAGATTTTTATTCAAAAAGGCCTTCGTGGAGATTTGTTTTCAGAATTGGAACAGCTTCTTAAAAAAGAGCGATTAAACACCTCATTTGTGCCAATTGAAAAGCTCAACAAACTATCCAAGAAAAACCATCAAGGGGTCATTGCCCAAATTGCACCAATTACCTTTTACGATTTGGAAGATTTGGTAATGGAAGTGACTGAATCTGGAAAAACACCTCTCTTTCTGCTACTTGATCAACTTAGTGACGTTCGTAATTTTGGTGCCATTGTTAGGACGGCTGAATGTACAGGGGTTTCTGGAATTATTATCCAGAAAAAAGGAGGAGCACCTGTTAATGGCGATACGGTAAAGACCAGCGCTGGAGCCATCTTCAAAATGCCTATTTGCAAAGTCGATCATATTAAAGATGCTGTATTCTATATGCAGGCTTCAGGCATCAAAGTCATTGCTGCAACAGAAAAAACAGATCAAACACTATACGATGTTTCGTTTACAGAACCATGTGCCATCATTATGGGGTCTGAAGGAAAAGGAATCAATCCTTCCGTTTTAAATGTCGTGGACGATAAGGCTAAGCTTCCTATTTTAGGGGAAATCGAATCGCTGAACGTTTCTGTTGCTTGCGGCGCTTTCTTATATGAAGCAATTCGCCAAAGACGTTAA